A window of the Kineococcus mangrovi genome harbors these coding sequences:
- a CDS encoding DUF6912 family protein, giving the protein MRVYWPTTLAALARLADAAELAVAPVTVHAVTPTLRDYYADADPRDLEEELEYVAMTDAAGESVRLLAAQTAGTAPRRVVLALDVPDAAVEVERTGWAAPERSRVRLTVALTLDDLASVHVDDGDAEADVRAAVAALPAADAGDDDARFTVEACEGHDLLWYDARELPILLSVGP; this is encoded by the coding sequence GTGCGCGTCTACTGGCCGACGACGCTCGCCGCTCTGGCCCGCCTCGCCGACGCCGCAGAGCTCGCGGTGGCGCCGGTCACCGTGCACGCCGTGACGCCCACCCTCCGGGACTACTACGCGGACGCCGACCCGCGCGACCTGGAGGAGGAGCTGGAGTACGTGGCGATGACGGACGCCGCGGGGGAGTCGGTCCGGTTGCTGGCGGCGCAGACCGCGGGCACCGCACCTCGTCGGGTGGTCCTCGCGCTCGACGTCCCGGACGCGGCCGTCGAGGTGGAGCGCACCGGCTGGGCGGCTCCCGAGCGCTCACGGGTGCGGCTCACCGTCGCGCTCACGCTCGACGACCTCGCCAGCGTGCACGTCGACGACGGTGACGCCGAGGCGGACGTGCGTGCGGCGGTCGCCGCGCTGCCCGCCGCCGACGCCGGTGACGACGACGCCCGGTTCACGGTCGAGGCCTGCGAGGGGCACGACCTGCTCTGGTACGACGCGCGCGAGCTGCCGATCCTGCTCAGCGTCGGCCCCTGA